Proteins encoded in a region of the Methanofollis tationis genome:
- a CDS encoding MFS transporter, translating to MRRSSLITALSVIGFFAIFSTTISKNPVLPLFSQALGAGEVTIGLIAAVSPAAGILLSFPVGVLADRIGAKRLLTASALVFLTAPLLYLFVADPLWLIPVRFFHGLATAILGPVALITIYTAYPEAKGEMSGIYSSATLVGRTAAPLVGGIILSASAAAAGFTAYHLVYGAAFLAAIPVLFLVLTLKDAPGGPAGAKGQTVSFTASLRGFLQSPPLLSTALVEMAAYFTFGIFEIWLPLYLIAAGVQEYLIGLLFALQVVAVAVSKPFFGALPDQKGRRIQIVAGLLAEGGCIAALAFTVAVPVVMAVGICFGLALSLVTVSTGAYIADLSDRERLGASVGALSAIMDIGHASGPLVAGAVIAIAGYAAGFLLPAVLAAGIAAVFIGTGRSAA from the coding sequence ATGCGCCGCTCCAGCCTGATCACCGCACTCTCAGTAATCGGGTTCTTTGCGATCTTCTCCACCACGATCTCGAAAAACCCGGTCCTGCCCCTCTTCTCCCAGGCCCTCGGCGCCGGCGAGGTGACGATCGGGCTGATCGCGGCAGTCTCACCGGCCGCAGGGATCCTCTTATCCTTTCCGGTGGGCGTGCTCGCCGACCGCATCGGCGCAAAACGGTTACTCACCGCATCGGCCCTCGTCTTTCTCACCGCCCCGCTCCTCTACCTCTTCGTCGCCGATCCCCTCTGGCTCATCCCGGTCAGATTTTTCCACGGCCTGGCGACGGCGATCCTGGGGCCGGTGGCATTGATCACGATCTACACCGCCTACCCTGAGGCAAAGGGGGAGATGAGCGGAATCTACTCGTCGGCAACCCTTGTGGGGCGGACGGCGGCGCCGCTCGTCGGCGGGATCATCCTCTCGGCCTCGGCTGCGGCGGCCGGATTCACCGCCTATCATCTGGTCTATGGCGCCGCATTCCTCGCAGCGATCCCGGTGCTCTTCCTGGTGCTCACCCTGAAAGACGCACCGGGGGGTCCGGCCGGGGCAAAGGGGCAGACGGTCTCCTTCACAGCAAGCCTGCGAGGATTTTTGCAGAGCCCGCCCCTCCTCTCCACAGCCCTCGTGGAGATGGCAGCGTACTTCACCTTCGGGATCTTCGAGATCTGGCTCCCGCTGTATCTCATCGCCGCCGGTGTCCAGGAGTACCTGATAGGTCTCCTCTTTGCCCTCCAGGTTGTCGCCGTCGCCGTCTCCAAACCGTTTTTCGGCGCCCTCCCGGATCAGAAGGGCAGGCGGATCCAGATCGTCGCCGGGCTTCTTGCAGAAGGGGGCTGCATCGCTGCTCTCGCCTTCACCGTCGCCGTCCCGGTGGTGATGGCGGTCGGCATCTGTTTCGGGCTTGCCCTCTCCCTGGTCACGGTATCGACCGGGGCCTACATCGCCGACCTCTCTGACCGCGAGCGCCTCGGCGCCTCGGTCGGCGCCCTCAGCGCGATCATGGACATCGGGCACGCATCAGGGCCGCTCGTCGCCGGGGCAGTCATCGCCATCGCAGGCTACGCCGCGGGTTTTCTCCTGCCGGCCGTTCTTGCCGCCGGTATCGCCGCAGTCTTTATCGGAACGGGCAGAAGTGCCGCATAA
- a CDS encoding phosphoribosyltransferase — translation MIPETFTCDAVTWERAVSLSRTLAAKVRASGFRPDLVVAVGRGGYVPARIVCDELLIMDLAGIRVEHWGTAEHKNERAVVRRPLADDITGLAILVVDDVTDTGDTLTAALDHLEGRGAGEIRTGVLVHKQVCGVAPDYHAEFAPSWHWVIFPWARHEDVFGFTGKVLADEPAEMAEIRAILAGRYGLLAGEEEILEALADLVAAGRAVQDGPRYLLAPRE, via the coding sequence ATGATCCCGGAAACCTTCACCTGCGACGCCGTCACCTGGGAGCGGGCCGTCTCTCTCTCCCGCACCCTGGCGGCGAAGGTCCGCGCCTCGGGCTTTCGCCCCGACCTCGTCGTCGCCGTCGGCCGCGGCGGCTATGTCCCGGCAAGAATCGTCTGCGACGAACTCCTGATCATGGACCTGGCCGGCATCAGGGTCGAGCACTGGGGGACGGCCGAGCACAAAAACGAGCGGGCCGTGGTCCGCCGCCCCCTTGCAGACGACATTACCGGTCTCGCCATCCTGGTCGTCGACGACGTCACCGACACCGGCGATACCCTCACGGCAGCGCTCGACCACCTGGAGGGCCGCGGGGCAGGCGAGATCAGGACCGGGGTGCTCGTCCACAAACAGGTCTGCGGGGTCGCCCCTGACTACCACGCCGAGTTCGCCCCGTCGTGGCACTGGGTGATCTTCCCCTGGGCCCGCCACGAGGACGTCTTCGGCTTCACCGGCAAGGTGCTTGCCGACGAACCCGCCGAAATGGCGGAGATCAGGGCGATCCTGGCCGGGAGGTACGGCCTCCTCGCCGGCGAGGAGGAGATCCTCGAAGCCCTCGCCGACCTGGTCGCCGCGGGCCGGGCGGTGCAGGACGGCCCGCGCTACCTGCTCGCGCCCCGCGAGTGA
- a CDS encoding YIP1 family protein, with protein MIDTIVARVKGFFLEPVETFRQSKNDEPRAVFTYFGALLLFYAVISSLVRAVFGTGGAVGIVADLIMTVIGGFVGMLVFAAWVHLWVYVVGGREGIMQTVNALFYGSTPGLLLGWIPFVGIIFSLWSLVLYVLGIRDLQGISTARAVIGVAIAVVIPLVLIALLAAYFMVSVVSVTTPVPM; from the coding sequence ATGATCGACACCATCGTCGCCAGGGTGAAAGGATTTTTCCTGGAACCCGTTGAAACATTCCGGCAGTCAAAAAATGATGAACCTCGTGCCGTATTCACGTATTTCGGCGCGCTCCTCCTCTTCTACGCCGTCATCTCCTCGCTGGTCCGCGCCGTCTTCGGGACCGGTGGAGCGGTCGGGATCGTCGCCGACCTGATCATGACGGTCATCGGCGGCTTTGTCGGCATGCTCGTCTTCGCTGCATGGGTGCACCTCTGGGTCTACGTCGTCGGCGGGCGCGAGGGGATCATGCAGACCGTGAACGCACTCTTCTACGGGAGCACGCCCGGCCTCCTCCTCGGCTGGATCCCGTTCGTCGGCATCATCTTCTCGCTCTGGTCGCTGGTGCTGTACGTCCTCGGCATCCGCGACCTCCAGGGGATCAGCACCGCACGGGCGGTCATCGGCGTGGCGATCGCCGTCGTCATCCCGCTCGTCCTCATCGCCCTCCTCGCCGCCTATTTCATGGTCTCGGTCGTGAGCGTGACGACGCCGGTCCCGATGTAA
- a CDS encoding bifunctional metallophosphatase/5'-nucleotidase has protein sequence MPPIFPLSGRPARQQAVIGAAVLVCILLFLVALPYQVQPAPVHVQVLAVNDFHGQVSAGQKLDCEAAGSAPVLASYLEAALVDDGAAATLIALPGDVVGASPPESGLLLDEPTMLFFNALAEDSPGGPYTMIATFGNHEFDKGTEELMRKIEGGNGATNITHLVDPYPGSNMTFVSSNVLWEANGTPLVDPCVILDAGGVRIAFIGADTVETPTIQKQANLEGVVFEDEATSINRYVPEIQQAGVHAIVVLLHEGGEQEAYDGPTGDGGTVTGRVTEIVAALDPDVDVVLSAHTHAFTNAYLENAGKNPVLVTQAYSYSRAFADVDLFIDPVSGDIVEKSAEIVRAYADRPPGTTPDPEASAFLAAVEETVGPMTERIVTTAQADITREQTGAGECALGNLVADGQRAAMGTEIAFVTTGSLRADIAKGNVTWGDLYAVQPFSSSVLSMTLTGAEVEDALERQWEAPLPPHNLAVSGLSYTYDDEKPAGERVTAVLVNGTPIDPAANYTAAMVDFLAGGGDSYTVFTNGTDIVYGPVDVDALVSYMRTLPAPVEVRELTRIAKTA, from the coding sequence ATGCCCCCCATCTTCCCCCTCAGCGGCAGACCCGCCCGGCAGCAGGCCGTCATCGGCGCCGCCGTCCTCGTCTGCATCCTCCTCTTCCTCGTCGCACTCCCCTATCAGGTACAACCCGCGCCGGTGCACGTCCAGGTCCTGGCGGTCAACGATTTCCACGGGCAGGTGTCCGCAGGGCAGAAACTCGACTGCGAGGCGGCCGGCAGCGCCCCGGTGCTCGCATCGTACCTCGAAGCCGCTCTCGTCGACGACGGAGCGGCGGCGACGCTCATCGCCCTCCCCGGCGACGTGGTCGGCGCATCGCCCCCGGAGTCCGGCCTCCTCCTGGACGAGCCCACGATGCTCTTCTTCAACGCCCTCGCCGAGGACTCGCCCGGCGGGCCGTACACCATGATCGCCACCTTCGGCAACCACGAGTTCGATAAGGGCACGGAAGAGTTGATGCGGAAGATCGAGGGCGGGAACGGTGCGACGAACATCACCCACCTGGTCGACCCCTATCCGGGCTCGAACATGACCTTCGTCTCGTCGAACGTCCTCTGGGAGGCGAACGGCACGCCCCTCGTAGATCCCTGCGTGATCCTGGACGCCGGCGGCGTGCGGATCGCCTTCATCGGCGCCGACACCGTCGAGACCCCCACGATCCAGAAGCAGGCGAACCTCGAGGGCGTCGTCTTCGAGGACGAGGCTACATCGATCAACCGCTACGTCCCCGAGATCCAGCAGGCGGGCGTGCACGCCATCGTCGTCCTCCTCCACGAGGGCGGTGAGCAGGAGGCCTACGACGGCCCGACAGGGGACGGGGGCACCGTCACCGGCAGGGTCACCGAGATCGTCGCCGCCCTCGACCCTGACGTCGATGTCGTCCTCTCGGCCCATACCCATGCGTTCACCAACGCCTACCTGGAGAACGCCGGGAAAAACCCGGTGCTCGTGACGCAGGCGTACAGTTACAGCAGGGCGTTCGCCGACGTCGATCTCTTCATCGATCCCGTCTCAGGCGATATCGTCGAGAAATCGGCCGAGATCGTCCGGGCATATGCGGACCGCCCGCCCGGCACCACTCCCGATCCCGAAGCATCCGCCTTCCTCGCCGCCGTCGAAGAGACGGTCGGGCCGATGACCGAGCGGATCGTCACGACGGCCCAGGCCGACATCACCCGGGAGCAGACAGGCGCCGGCGAATGCGCACTCGGCAACCTCGTCGCTGACGGCCAGCGGGCGGCGATGGGCACCGAGATCGCCTTTGTCACCACCGGGTCCCTGAGGGCAGATATCGCGAAGGGTAATGTCACCTGGGGCGATCTCTACGCCGTGCAGCCCTTCTCCTCGAGCGTGCTCTCGATGACGCTGACCGGGGCGGAGGTCGAAGACGCCCTGGAGCGGCAGTGGGAGGCGCCGCTGCCGCCCCACAACCTGGCGGTCTCCGGGCTCTCGTACACCTACGACGATGAAAAGCCAGCCGGCGAACGGGTCACCGCCGTCCTGGTGAACGGCACGCCCATCGACCCGGCCGCGAACTACACGGCGGCGATGGTCGACTTCCTGGCCGGCGGCGGCGACAGCTACACCGTCTTTACAAACGGCACCGATATCGTCTACGGCCCGGTCGACGTCGACGCCCTGGTCTCGTACATGAGAACGCTCCCCGCCCCGGTGGAGGTGCGCGAACTGACCCGGATCGCGAAAACGGCGTGA
- a CDS encoding type II toxin-antitoxin system RelE family toxin: MLIDRTVNIALQRLSPKSRRVIMEKLAALAVDPCPGSGGDRERLHVQGRDDTYRLHIGRTYTAFYRIREPEQEVLVLTVMSNEQAHKKYGDF; this comes from the coding sequence GTGCTGATTGATCGCACGGTCAACATCGCTCTTCAACGCCTCAGCCCGAAGAGCCGGCGTGTCATCATGGAGAAACTGGCCGCTCTTGCCGTAGACCCGTGCCCCGGCAGCGGCGGCGACAGGGAACGCCTCCATGTGCAGGGGCGCGACGACACCTATCGCCTTCATATCGGCCGCACCTACACCGCGTTCTACCGGATCCGCGAACCTGAGCAGGAGGTGCTGGTCCTCACCGTGATGTCGAACGAACAGGCGCATAAGAAGTATGGGGATTTTTAA
- the preA gene encoding NAD-dependent dihydropyrimidine dehydrogenase subunit PreA, which yields MPTSPSTLKTTVGTLSLDNPFLLASGPPTASGDQIRHAFRLGWGGAVTKTIVPDSMEIADVSPRFAAWKGEGAGLLGFENIELLSKRDLACWTGEIATIKKEFPEQVLIASIMASPDPAEWRDLAGAVVDAGADAVELNVSCPHGMPELGVGAALGQHPHLVREVTHAVRNAVEVPLIVKLTPNVTDILPVAKAAVAGGADILAAINTVQCLMGVDLDTLEPLPSVAGAGTYGGYSGPATKPIGLRIVSQIARELPVPIMGIGGISRWQDAAEYLAVGASAVQVCTAVMWSGAGIVRGLAEGLSGYLAERGLSGPGALRGLALPRLGTHEALSRDAACSARAESVQNCTVCGRCVTACRDGGSGAISIADRRVAVDEGRCDGCGLCSLVCPEGVMVVRPRSEVNGRSAATRLSGKGLAA from the coding sequence ATGCCCACATCCCCCTCCACGCTCAAAACCACTGTCGGCACCCTCTCGCTCGACAACCCCTTCCTGCTCGCCTCTGGCCCCCCGACCGCGTCGGGCGACCAGATCAGGCACGCCTTCCGGCTCGGCTGGGGAGGGGCGGTGACAAAGACCATTGTCCCGGATTCGATGGAGATCGCCGATGTCTCGCCCCGTTTTGCCGCCTGGAAAGGAGAGGGGGCCGGGCTCCTGGGCTTCGAGAACATCGAACTGCTCAGCAAGCGGGACCTTGCCTGCTGGACCGGGGAGATTGCCACCATCAAAAAAGAGTTCCCTGAGCAGGTTCTGATCGCAAGCATCATGGCCTCGCCCGATCCGGCGGAGTGGCGGGACCTTGCCGGCGCCGTTGTCGATGCCGGGGCGGATGCGGTCGAACTGAACGTCTCCTGCCCCCACGGCATGCCCGAACTGGGCGTCGGCGCCGCACTCGGGCAGCACCCTCATCTTGTCAGGGAGGTGACGCACGCCGTGCGGAATGCCGTCGAGGTCCCTCTGATCGTCAAACTCACGCCCAACGTGACGGACATCCTGCCTGTCGCAAAGGCGGCGGTGGCAGGCGGGGCCGACATCCTTGCGGCGATCAACACGGTGCAGTGCCTGATGGGCGTCGACCTCGACACCCTCGAACCCCTCCCGTCGGTGGCCGGGGCCGGGACCTACGGGGGATATTCCGGCCCGGCGACAAAACCGATCGGGCTCCGCATCGTCTCGCAGATTGCACGGGAACTCCCGGTCCCGATCATGGGTATCGGCGGGATCTCGCGCTGGCAGGATGCGGCCGAGTACCTCGCGGTGGGGGCGTCGGCGGTCCAGGTCTGCACCGCGGTGATGTGGAGCGGGGCCGGGATCGTCCGCGGCCTCGCCGAGGGACTTTCCGGCTACCTGGCAGAGCGGGGCCTCTCCGGGCCGGGTGCCCTGCGGGGTCTGGCCCTTCCTCGCCTCGGGACGCATGAGGCCCTCTCGCGGGATGCCGCCTGCTCGGCCCGTGCGGAGTCGGTGCAGAACTGCACCGTCTGCGGCCGTTGCGTCACCGCCTGCCGGGACGGGGGGTCTGGTGCGATCTCGATCGCCGACCGGCGGGTGGCGGTCGATGAGGGCCGGTGCGACGGCTGCGGGTTGTGCTCCCTCGTATGCCCGGAGGGCGTGATGGTCGTGCGGCCCCGCTCGGAGGTGAACGGGAGGTCGGCGGCCACACGCCTATCGGGGAAGGGTCTGGCGGCGTAG
- a CDS encoding DUF4956 domain-containing protein — MTHGKYENLPVLNSILLRSGVYAQLLLSDAVIILIIWALEKGLGFRPELRRKQVVYEKIDLVRADRRDELIADLRERTGLNVIRCEVERIDFLRDTAEISVYYAGARWRRSEEGLCPPLRTVYLAPPYQTGSTP; from the coding sequence GTGACACATGGAAAATACGAAAACCTGCCGGTCCTGAACTCGATCCTGCTCAGGAGCGGGGTGTACGCGCAACTGCTCCTCTCGGACGCCGTGATCATCCTGATCATCTGGGCGCTGGAGAAGGGCCTCGGGTTCCGGCCAGAACTCAGGCGAAAGCAGGTCGTCTACGAGAAGATCGACCTCGTGCGGGCAGACCGCCGGGATGAGCTGATCGCCGATCTCAGGGAGCGGACCGGACTGAACGTCATCAGGTGCGAGGTCGAGCGGATCGATTTCCTCAGGGACACGGCGGAGATCAGCGTGTACTATGCCGGGGCCCGGTGGAGAAGAAGTGAGGAGGGGCTCTGCCCTCCCCTGCGGACTGTTTACCTGGCCCCTCCTTACCAGACCGGTTCGACCCCGTAG
- a CDS encoding PRC-barrel domain-containing protein, translated as MSFASQVTVVYPRMEMIDRILGSSVKSAAEEHLGVIDSLMIDTSSGLVTFAVISSGGILGLGEKYFPVPWQALSREPGQDEYTLKVREETFKNAPSFDRGNPPRSDDLAWFERVYHFYGVEPVW; from the coding sequence ATGAGTTTTGCAAGTCAGGTAACGGTTGTCTACCCGAGGATGGAGATGATCGACAGGATCCTCGGGAGTTCGGTGAAAAGTGCGGCAGAAGAGCACCTCGGCGTGATCGATTCCCTGATGATCGATACGTCCTCCGGGCTGGTCACCTTCGCTGTCATCTCCTCGGGCGGGATCCTGGGCCTCGGGGAGAAGTACTTCCCTGTACCCTGGCAGGCACTCTCGCGTGAGCCAGGACAGGATGAATATACCCTGAAAGTCCGGGAGGAGACGTTTAAAAATGCTCCAAGTTTCGACAGGGGCAACCCACCGAGGTCCGACGACCTCGCATGGTTCGAACGGGTGTACCATTTCTACGGGGTCGAACCGGTCTGGTAA
- a CDS encoding peptidylprolyl isomerase yields MVQCNASHILVGTMAEAQELMQRIKSGENFEALARKHSKCPSGKDGGKLGWFSRGQMVAPFEKACLAGKEGEVVGPVKTQFGWHVIRIDGKK; encoded by the coding sequence ATGGTACAGTGCAACGCCTCCCACATCCTGGTGGGAACCATGGCAGAGGCGCAGGAGCTCATGCAGCGGATCAAGTCCGGCGAGAACTTCGAGGCCCTCGCCAGAAAACACTCGAAGTGCCCCTCGGGCAAGGACGGGGGAAAACTCGGCTGGTTTTCGAGGGGCCAGATGGTCGCACCCTTCGAGAAGGCCTGCCTCGCCGGGAAAGAGGGTGAGGTCGTCGGCCCGGTGAAGACCCAGTTCGGCTGGCACGTGATCAGGATCGACGGTAAGAAGTGA
- a CDS encoding GNAT family N-acetyltransferase, protein MAEEVRTQRLRLVPATEILTNRSALSRALGATVPDEWPPESLADALPLFLSWLQEDPGSAGWNLWYVVAGGTLVGSCGFLGRPSAEGEVEIGYGVLPAFRGRGYATEAAAALIGWAFAHPEVRKVAAQADPQNRASVRVLEKIGFVPDGAGDEGCVRFVIGPSA, encoded by the coding sequence ATGGCTGAGGAGGTGAGGACGCAACGGCTCCGCCTGGTGCCGGCGACGGAGATACTCACGAACCGATCGGCGCTCTCGCGTGCTCTCGGCGCCACCGTCCCTGATGAGTGGCCGCCAGAGAGCCTGGCTGACGCCCTGCCCCTCTTCCTCTCCTGGCTCCAGGAGGATCCGGGGAGCGCCGGCTGGAACCTCTGGTATGTCGTCGCCGGCGGAACCCTGGTCGGGTCGTGCGGGTTTCTCGGGCGCCCTTCGGCCGAAGGCGAGGTCGAAATCGGCTACGGCGTGCTGCCGGCCTTCCGGGGGCGGGGATATGCGACCGAAGCGGCGGCCGCCCTTATAGGGTGGGCGTTTGCGCACCCGGAGGTCAGGAAAGTGGCGGCGCAGGCGGACCCGCAGAACCGGGCCTCGGTGCGGGTGCTGGAGAAGATCGGGTTTGTGCCGGACGGCGCCGGGGATGAGGGGTGCGTGCGGTTTGTGATCGGCCCGTCTGCCTGA
- a CDS encoding DNA-methyltransferase has translation MHLTCPACGREWEYAGSAARPVCPSCKKRLGPVKKKTETSEFGVSKRECHDARPFYSRRIYAGPVAETPAPDAGGVVPPELLDTVLCMDSRRMDPLPDNSVHLMVTSPPYNVGKTYDDDLDLEEYLGLLREVFTETYRVLVPGGRACINVANVGRKPYIPYHSHIIGLMNEIGFLMRGEIIWNKASGAGVSTAWGSWCSASNPTLRDVHEYILVFSKGTYGRKRGDREDTITREQFLEWTKSIWTFPTESARKVGHPAPFPVELPYRCIQLYTFKGDVVLDPFAGAGTTGVAAVRAGRRFVCIDADEGYAARAKERLRADGWDG, from the coding sequence ATGCACCTCACCTGTCCAGCCTGTGGCCGGGAATGGGAGTATGCCGGGAGCGCCGCCCGCCCCGTCTGCCCTTCATGCAAAAAACGGCTCGGCCCCGTTAAAAAAAAGACGGAGACGAGCGAGTTCGGGGTGTCGAAGCGCGAGTGCCACGACGCCCGCCCCTTTTATAGCCGGCGGATCTATGCCGGCCCGGTCGCGGAGACCCCCGCCCCGGACGCCGGGGGGGTCGTGCCGCCCGAACTCCTGGACACCGTGCTCTGCATGGACAGCCGGCGCATGGACCCGCTCCCTGACAACAGCGTCCACCTGATGGTGACCTCGCCGCCGTACAACGTGGGCAAGACCTACGACGACGACCTGGACCTGGAGGAGTACCTCGGCCTCCTGCGGGAGGTCTTCACCGAGACCTACCGCGTGCTTGTGCCGGGCGGACGGGCCTGCATCAACGTGGCGAACGTGGGCCGGAAGCCCTACATCCCGTATCACAGCCATATCATCGGGCTGATGAACGAGATCGGGTTCCTGATGCGGGGCGAGATCATCTGGAACAAGGCCTCTGGCGCCGGGGTCTCGACGGCCTGGGGGAGCTGGTGCTCGGCCTCGAACCCGACGCTGCGGGACGTCCACGAGTATATCCTGGTCTTTTCAAAGGGGACGTACGGGCGGAAGAGGGGCGACCGGGAGGACACGATCACCAGGGAGCAGTTCCTGGAGTGGACGAAGAGCATCTGGACGTTTCCGACCGAGTCGGCGCGGAAGGTCGGGCACCCGGCGCCGTTCCCGGTGGAGCTGCCGTACCGCTGCATCCAGCTCTATACGTTCAAGGGCGACGTGGTGCTCGACCCGTTCGCGGGGGCCGGGACGACCGGGGTGGCGGCGGTGCGGGCCGGGAGGCGTTTTGTCTGCATCGATGCAGACGAGGGATATGCGGCGCGGGCGAAGGAGCGGCTGCGGGCCGACGGGTGGGATGGCTGA
- a CDS encoding YegP family protein, with amino-acid sequence MPKGKFEVYNDKVGGYRFRLKASNGQIIAVSQAYKSRESCLKGIESVKNNAPNAEVFEVEE; translated from the coding sequence ATGCCGAAAGGAAAATTTGAGGTGTACAACGACAAGGTCGGAGGATACAGGTTCAGACTGAAGGCATCCAACGGCCAGATCATCGCCGTCAGCCAGGCCTACAAGTCCAGGGAGTCCTGCCTGAAGGGTATCGAGAGTGTGAAGAACAACGCCCCCAACGCCGAAGTCTTTGAAGTGGAGGAATAA
- a CDS encoding HEAT repeat domain-containing protein produces the protein MAQMELLKKRPDLEELRMQHDIDGLVEILETHEEEGNRAALTLARMGDEAVEPLIKALKHKNEAIQWKAAMGLGEIGGPAVESLIQTIRTGERRVQLPALWALEQTGDERAVDFFIRVLDHKSEYCRQLAASSLLRIGTERGVQAANQRLNKESESFRGIVAEMIEGS, from the coding sequence ATGGCACAGATGGAACTGTTGAAGAAACGACCGGATCTCGAAGAACTCCGGATGCAGCACGATATCGACGGCCTCGTCGAGATCCTGGAGACGCATGAAGAAGAGGGGAACCGCGCCGCACTGACCCTGGCCCGGATGGGCGACGAGGCGGTCGAGCCGCTGATCAAGGCCCTCAAACACAAGAACGAGGCCATCCAGTGGAAGGCGGCGATGGGCCTCGGGGAGATCGGGGGCCCGGCGGTCGAGTCCCTGATCCAGACAATCAGGACAGGCGAGCGGCGGGTGCAGCTCCCGGCCCTCTGGGCCCTGGAGCAGACCGGCGACGAGCGGGCGGTCGACTTCTTCATCCGCGTCCTGGACCACAAGAGCGAGTACTGCCGGCAGCTGGCAGCGTCGTCGCTTCTGCGGATCGGGACTGAGCGGGGAGTGCAGGCCGCGAACCAGCGCCTGAACAAGGAGAGCGAGAGCTTCCGCGGGATCGTCGCCGAGATGATCGAGGGGAGCTGA
- a CDS encoding DUF61 family protein, translated as MSYRPRITDDSVLRRWMALEIGRINEGLAAEQKSLARLLAEENPATVTKAGGEYAFDRAVIRRLGERLPVGLHDRLRLPVIFRFTPDVKESLYLADRTALEALQALGELSEMRTMQKGRAWVSRAIVYAMMEAYPTAIQIGMG; from the coding sequence ATGTCGTACCGGCCGAGGATCACCGACGATAGCGTGCTGCGGCGGTGGATGGCCCTGGAGATCGGGCGGATCAACGAGGGGCTGGCGGCCGAACAGAAGAGCCTGGCCCGCCTGCTCGCGGAGGAGAACCCCGCGACGGTGACGAAGGCGGGCGGCGAGTATGCCTTCGACCGCGCGGTGATCCGGAGGCTCGGGGAGCGCCTCCCGGTCGGCCTCCACGACCGCCTCCGCCTCCCGGTCATCTTCCGGTTCACGCCCGACGTGAAGGAAAGCCTCTATCTCGCCGATCGAACGGCGCTGGAGGCCCTCCAGGCCCTGGGCGAGTTGAGCGAAATGCGGACGATGCAGAAGGGGCGGGCCTGGGTCTCGCGCGCGATCGTGTATGCGATGATGGAGGCCTACCCGACGGCGATCCAGATCGGGATGGGATGA
- a CDS encoding inorganic phosphate transporter has product MLDVAAITILLAFAFTFTNGFQDASSVAATLVASRSATPKKGIVLVAGMSFLGAVLGGSAVAFTLSGLLTLDPGVQTLWVLLAAILSATLWNLATWSYGLPSSSTHALIGGLIGAGMAAAGMGSVYWGIEELLAPQPEVVGLVKILVFFVASVFVGFSVSYLMRRTTRLLLRNAKKTVTWRIVSLNRITAALMAFFNGANDSQKQLGIIALVLFAAGESAVVEVPLWARLTCAVLLALGTLGGGWRIMRTLGRRIFKIEPIHSFDSQVSSAATIALSTLAGAPISSTHVITTSVIGVGAAENPQRVHWRVGKDIVAAMVVTIPGTALSGALVYFVISLFTGA; this is encoded by the coding sequence ATGCTCGACGTTGCGGCGATCACAATCCTTCTTGCATTCGCCTTCACCTTTACCAACGGGTTTCAGGACGCCAGCTCCGTGGCCGCCACCCTCGTCGCCTCCAGGTCGGCGACGCCGAAAAAGGGGATCGTCCTGGTGGCCGGGATGTCGTTTCTCGGCGCCGTCCTCGGGGGAAGCGCCGTTGCCTTCACCCTCTCCGGCCTCCTCACCCTCGACCCCGGCGTCCAGACGCTGTGGGTGCTGCTGGCCGCCATCCTGAGCGCAACCCTCTGGAACCTTGCGACCTGGAGCTACGGCCTCCCCTCGTCGTCGACGCACGCCCTGATCGGCGGCCTGATCGGGGCCGGCATGGCGGCGGCCGGGATGGGAAGCGTGTACTGGGGCATAGAAGAACTCCTGGCGCCGCAGCCCGAAGTGGTCGGGCTGGTGAAGATCCTCGTCTTCTTCGTCGCCTCGGTCTTCGTCGGGTTTTCGGTGAGTTACCTGATGCGCCGGACGACCCGTCTCCTCCTCCGCAATGCAAAGAAAACGGTCACCTGGAGGATCGTCAGCCTGAACAGGATCACGGCCGCACTGATGGCGTTCTTCAACGGGGCGAACGACTCCCAGAAACAGCTCGGCATCATCGCCCTGGTGCTCTTCGCCGCCGGCGAGTCGGCGGTCGTCGAGGTCCCCCTCTGGGCGCGGCTCACGTGCGCCGTCCTCCTCGCCCTCGGGACCCTCGGCGGCGGGTGGCGGATCATGCGGACCCTGGGGCGGCGGATCTTCAAGATCGAGCCGATCCATTCTTTCGACTCCCAGGTCTCCTCCGCGGCGACGATCGCCCTCTCCACCCTCGCGGGCGCCCCGATATCATCGACGCACGTGATCACCACCTCGGTGATCGGGGTGGGGGCTGCGGAGAACCCGCAGCGGGTGCACTGGCGGGTCGGAAAAGATATCGTCGCCGCCATGGTGGTGACGATCCCAGGAACGGCGCTCTCAGGGGCGCTGGTCTATTTCGTAATCTCACTCTTCACCGGAGCGTGA